The genomic window GCGGCCGTCGCGATTTGTGGGCATGGCAAACAGAGCGGGTCTCCAAAGTCGGCGAGCCAACTATCGTTCTCTGCCCACGCGATTCCTACGAAGGCGAATGGTACGCGCCTAGCTTTCTCGGTTGGCTGTATCGGATTTCGTTAGAGTACGCGTCCTCAATGTGGGATGAGGAAGCCGAGACGAAGCAGAACCTAGGCAGGTGGGCTTCGGTACTCCGCGAATTCGGAAAACACGAATGGGCGGATTTTGTTGAAGGTGTCGCCTCGCGCGCAGTGATTGTCAGTCGGTCTGGCTCACGTGGGCAGCTCGTTGAGAACTCGCTGATCAGTCAGCAAGACGTCAGTGGGCGTCTCGTCGCGGCGTTCGGGCCGGGCTTCATCGATTCGCCGTACATCTGGGACCTTGAAGGCGAACCGGCGGCGGAATAACCAGCCGCTGGAATGGACCGGCCCGGCGGAACGGTCCTTGTCGTTTGCAAGCATGGTCGGCGCCGGGCCGGCCATTCAACGTCGGTCCGCGATTGAGCATACAGTAAAGGTGACGGCCGCAAGCGGCCTAACCAGCGATTGGAGCAGGAATC from Zavarzinella sp. includes these protein-coding regions:
- a CDS encoding SMI1/KNR4 family protein, producing MDALVQVEQKYGFTLPSVYRSFVERGYVTYPGDAYLWVHEAEWLPTEDMLDHGGFGDLGSPKPGLVAFAFSGRRDLWAWQTERVSKVGEPTIVLCPRDSYEGEWYAPSFLGWLYRISLEYASSMWDEEAETKQNLGRWASVLREFGKHEWADFVEGVASRAVIVSRSGSRGQLVENSLISQQDVSGRLVAAFGPGFIDSPYIWDLEGEPAAE